Genomic window (Toxotes jaculatrix isolate fToxJac2 chromosome 10, fToxJac2.pri, whole genome shotgun sequence):
ACACCTGCACTCCCACTTTGGGTGTAACACAGTAAGCAGTCATGCATCCATATGCGTGGGTGATGTCACAGTGCATTTTACTTCACTTTATATTACATagtgaataataaaaaagatagaaaagtcactgcatttgaaaaaaatattgtaGCCATAATGACTTCAGAATAAATATAGTCTGCTGTatttaaatttgtatttgtgtaaACACAGTTATATcacttcagagagaaagagtacacccttctgtcaaaaagatttatgacccccccccccccccccaccacgtGGCGTAATTCCCGCCCATTTGTGACGCAACTTCTTAACCACGCCCATTGAACCCCACCcctgtatgacatcacttcctagacccGCCCACCTTatccccctcctcttttctgaCATAACTTCCTACATcgtttttcattcccttcacgacaacatgaaataaatataaataaataagggtgtttgatgtgaacattttggTGCTTGATGTTGATGGTGCTTGTTGTTTAGGATGcatcaaagaaaacagagaaaggtataaatgtgcaagtgagaaagtaaggtcggtacatagggatcggactacaccggcaagatgactcgtggtaggaatatgaatttatcagcttgatcctacgacttttaaaaaatacatcaaaaaaaagcaaataaaacattttgttttttcttagaggtataccgaaatacactctcctccgcgTGAAAACGCGTTTATCGGTAggtctcctcagaacagctattcatttaaacgtcttatttttaaaattatttaacgagggtttctcttgttaaaagttactccagaggagctggaaggcctcaacttaacgcagtcagactacaGTAAGAGGTGTGTTCAGTAAGGGGTACAGTAAGGGGTGTTCAGCAgtctgacattttagtcattccttaattcatttttgttctaaatgaaaaataactgtAATAAATCTTAAAATGTGGCTGATGCAGAAGTTGTTTTTGCTTCTCAGCGTTTGCTGTGTCATCTTAtcccgagagagagagaaatgtttgtttgattaAAGCATATGAAGTCAGGCCATTAAAAGTCTTCTGTCAAAGCTTTGGTGAAAACTGTGTAAACTGTGATGAATAATTCAAAGACAACTATCATTTTACTTGAGATTAGGTTGCTAGGTTGCCATGGCAGAAATGCATGTATTATTTACCAGCAGTGTGAGCCTGACTGTAATCCCGTTTACAGGCTCGCAGTTGTTTTTAGATCTGTTCAAACAGCGAGGATTAAACGTGGTAGTAATCCATGGGAAGCAAAATAATGTGTCTGAGCTGTGTACTTACCTCTGCGTGAGAGGCCAGGAGCTACACTGCACTTGTGGACCATGTAATGTAGCAGTGGGTTTGCAATGGAGGGGACAATGCTGACGGCAGGGCAGGACAAGCCACAGAAGCGGGTGAGGTTCCGCGTGGCCTCGGGGAACAGCGGCAGGGTGCTGAAGGAGATGTTCAAGGATGAGGGGCCTTCAGACTCCCTGGACTCGGACTGCACCAGCAGCTCGGACGCGGAACGGGCCAGTACCCCCTCTACAAGCGGAGACGCACACGGACACCTGTACGGATACCTGGGCTCGGAGCTGGATGACAGTGAGAGTGAGCCTGATGAGCTACTCATGTACGCAGGGGCCACCAAGGACTGGACGTTCACCACCAAGAGGGTCAACATACTCAGCAAAAACGGGACTGTGAGGGGGGTCAAGCACAAAGTCAGTGCAGGTCAGACCCTGTTTGAAAACCTTCCCAATTCCAGCAGTGTAAGTACATCTGACTGGGCCAGGTCTTGGCTAAGTGTTTAACCTGATtcataaaatcacatttttttgctTGAATGCTCTCAGCTCCCATCCGTATGAGTCCTTGTCCTCAAGTCTAGTTACAGGTAGGAGCTACATGTAGGTGTATGACTGGGATAAAAGCTCACAATAGAGGACAAGGTCGCAGAGCAATTAAAGATTAATGATGCATTTCGTTAAGTGTTTCAAGAGAAACTAATCAGGTTAATGAATTCTCAGCACTTTGCTTTCTAGTATCCATGCACAAAGAACTGTTTGTTATTCTGATGTAAGCCTTGGCCCGTGTGCCGATGCAGAGGTGATACATAAGGTCATATCCAAGAAACTATTTCTCTGCGGAGTGAAATTAGGAGGAGACACAGTGTCACTGTGGACCAGATAAATCTTCTCATCTTGATTAAATGAGGGTGAAGTTTAAATGCTTATCGAGGTGAAGCAGTGTGGTCAGGTCCTAAAGGAGCTTTTTAGGTGTTTCTAGATTTTTtatcaatttaaaaataattttacaggATCACCATGTTTTGCCAAGCCTGTCAAACCCTCTTacagttttgaatgtttttattctatttgCTTGAGGTAGATCTCTCCCAACACGCTGaacatttagttttaattattaaataatgtatttatCATTGTATGGTGGTGCTGTGCAGAGTTTTCAACTCAATCCACCTGCAATAAcattcaataaaaacataacttttACAAATATATTTGAATGGACCACCTATTGTGTCTCAGGTGTCTCTGCACAGTAAACTGTTTTTCAAACTTTACTGAAATAAAAGGAACCCAAAGGAAGTTGTCTGGAATGGAGGACGAGAACATTCGTAGTATAAAAACTGATGTTATACTTTGGGAGATTCTTGACATTTATGCAGATAATACATTATGAGTTGTAAAATGGTTAAAACATATGGCGACACTTTCTAATGAGGCATCTTTTATAAAAGGTTTACAAGGCATAACCTAATAATAACACACAGCCATCCAAACACAGGCCTGGGAGGAGTTGGGATCATGGCTGTATTCAAACTGAAACCTTCTGTTTTCTCCCTCGTACAGGTGGAGTTATCACTTGAGTTTGGGCGGATTGTGATCTATACAACCAGTTTCCGTGTGGTGAGGACCACCTTTGAGCGCTGCGAGCTCGTTAGAAAGATTTTCCAGAACCACAGAGTGAAGTTTGTGGAGAGGAACATCGCCCTGGACAGCGAGTATGGGAAGGAGTTGGAGGAGCGGTGCAAACGTGTTGGAGAACCTCCTTCATTACCAGTCGTGTTCATTGATGGACACTACCTCGGGGTCAGTTATTATTACTCCTTCCTTATTATTTCTGATGTCAACATTTTGTACATCCCACACTGAGCTCACTAAACAAATGAATTTCAGCATTTGACATGTTTTACAGGGTGCTGAGAAAATTCTCGGCATGAATGAATCAGGAGAGCTTCAAGACCTTCTGACAAAAATCGAGGTTGGTTTTCACCTTGTTTGCCTTGGAAATCCCACTATGAATAATTGATGGTGGATAAATATGCGTTTTCCCCGTGAATCAGGTTGAGTCAGCCACttgacacacactgatgtttaatTATTCATACATCTCCTGTTAGATTTACTGAAAAATGTCATGAATGCTTTGTAGCACATATAATATTAAAGCATAAGGTGATTATAGAGTCATAATAAATTAactctttgtgtttgtccaaAGCCATTAATATGCACCCAGTGCAAACAGGAGCAGTCATTTCCCCTCACTAGTCATGTTGTCAATAAAACATGACATCAGTAAGTGACCATCAATAATGGAGGGCAGGTTATTGATTCTGCTTCCAACACATTTGTTCAAACACACAACGCAGAGCACATCGCTCTGTCGTACAAACTGAGACTGTGTAAGctatttttatgtttcacactgagcagcagcaacgTCATTCACACGAGCACTGGCCTTTTCTCAGGCCTTGGCTATAATTTGGAGTTTAGACCCAGCGAAAGTCTTCATAAGTGAAAGCAGTGTGATGACATTTACGTCATGCATCCAAACGCTGCTGGCTATTAAAAAAGTATGCAGCTCTGAAAGGTCATGCATTCTCTAATCAGTCTGGAACCAGCCTGCAACATGGCtttattgtgtgtttacagtaaatCCGCAGTTATACACCAAAAATATCCTAATTTGCA
Coding sequences:
- the grxcr1a gene encoding glutaredoxin domain-containing cysteine-rich protein 1; amino-acid sequence: MEGTMLTAGQDKPQKRVRFRVASGNSGRVLKEMFKDEGPSDSLDSDCTSSSDAERASTPSTSGDAHGHLYGYLGSELDDSESEPDELLMYAGATKDWTFTTKRVNILSKNGTVRGVKHKVSAGQTLFENLPNSSSVELSLEFGRIVIYTTSFRVVRTTFERCELVRKIFQNHRVKFVERNIALDSEYGKELEERCKRVGEPPSLPVVFIDGHYLGGAEKILGMNESGELQDLLTKIERVQQPQTCQTCGGFAFIPCPMCHGSKMSVFRNCFTDSFKALKCTSCNENGLQPCVSCSQ